The genomic window ctaatttgtttataaacaaaatagcacactttctgtggactttgcacagctgtattactaatataggaaatcttaagatttgatttcagcatgtccagcaataaaatagctggtaattaatttttcttgttttttactaattttcccagattattaccttacatctttcattgagttgatgattcatgttgtggacattctcaattattatatttctaatttaatactattctatctaattcctcaaaacaagcaaatttcaattaaacccagctatattataataccttttgctttagttttccttgcaagaaataaacaaaacacatctaaactaaacctaacctcgcttttggccattcattcatctccgtgtcaaataatttcgacagtcgaaattataatatcaacaccctttttaaagtcgctattaatttcgatagtcgctatttcatgacgtcacttcgttagttcaactaaaatccacaaggctcgcacaatcgcatttcaaccgtcgccatattgaaagcgacttgtttagtgtcgaaatttgatttagaatcaggccccaggtAACACCCATTTAacacacacgttccaaaagtgaagccagtttttggtttgtttgtcaccagaaacatggcggtcacgtcaaaaataacaatgggttgccagtggtgggtgttcgttgaaggttaaaatttcataaaaaataaagtaaatcatcatctaaaattcgtaataaaaacatatgtatgtattgaaacatatgtacgtaatatgagcaacttaataaaacatttaacgtacacaaattcttcattttaaatacatttcatgtttttattttaaatactcaatgcataacaataccccaaagatacgtcgatgatcaaaatccctggtgtcagtttggcttcacttttggtcataggattactcgtcctctctctttccttgtctaaggtcaaagaatacatatctctcacaagaaccgacacggacggcgattcttttgttgttagcatgtacttaattttagtattgagttggcaagtgtacacgcgagtacactgagaaaagtctcgcacatttctggcgtgtatcaataaaattttagttgcactgagagaaaggttgcatgcagggccggcttttgttgacattcttaatatggtggaattattttttatttacaaaaggttgcaaatacaacacaaagtaatggtgagaattatattgattaaaaccatggataaaataccttttttatcctgattttagcattgaaagaccaataataaaatatattatagtggcgtgacattcactaattattctttttggcttatattgatacaacgatacaaaatataatttgttgttttcaccaattttgaaaaagtgtgaacaagttgttgagaatttgaacgacttggtgtgacctaataggctgtctgtccgtccgaccgcgaatataactccttcagtcactataccaggtagaatgacaaatgaggtgtcaaatgaaaggtTATAATTCATGGATGGTActcaaggtgagacatttgacctagactgtctgtccgtccgaccggaaatgtaactcctccgtcactataccaggtagaatcacaaatgaggtgtcgaatgaaagctcataatacatggatggtactaaaggtgggaaatttgacctaggacttccggttttagaaatgcgaccggaagtactcttttaaagtcaccgcaatagcacaagtgatatattattcgacgcgcattcgcaagacgagaacaaatatatacttctggtttcatgactgtctgtccgtccgaccgcgaatacaactcctcagttactaatacagatagaatgacaaatgaggtgtcgaatgaaagcttataacccatggatggtattaaagatgagaaatttgacatcggacttcggttttagagttacaaccgtaggtactgctttaaagtcactcaaaatatgatatgaatgtaaaACAAGATGACAAATTTAGTAAAATCGtagatcaatcgacgcaaagttacacgaagagttccaatatcgacttccagttctactttcgattactttgggtgaaaacctaggaccaattacttgtttgtcgaggtatttcctaattcattatattcgttatttcgtaaaataatcgaaaaataacaGCCGTTGTAACCGTCACGGAATCCAATTCTTTTTGGATGACAAGTGTTCGTGATCAACAACAAGAAACTGTATGTTAAAAtcgaatgtcaatattttcaatttttattgtctTGGAAACCAGCCAAAACATTCCGTACATTCCAGCCAAAACCAGCCAGTACATTctttaaagtcgaatatcggggtaaataaataaaaaaccaataagtattgtactattttatttctataaatataaagatgtaataactgaaaaaatatatatagtatacaataaaaactaataatcaatcgagaaaagagaaaaagtaatttttttaattaatatattaattaatatatatacgGAAACGTTTTGATCATTATGGTCAGAAGCTTATATTCCATATGAAAGCAGTCTTTAGCTTTTTTTGTTGGAACGCAAGTATAATCAAGAGAATGTAAACCTATTATGAAGAGTGTATTGTCAATTATCAAGCATTAACTTGAATGTTGAAACAATTTCAAGTGATATTGgatcaaactttttgaattagctaaattatataatgttactcctgaaaatcctgaatttcaagtagtcagtcataaattgttttatatatttgacctaagttattgttttatacaaactacagaaacaatttaatgaaacatagtttattaaatttaatttaggtttGCTGATAAAAGTACTGTGAGGAACTGTGTGTAAAAGTGATGGAAGTTTTTGTGAGTATTGGATTCTCAACTTTTTAAACACAGCACGTGGCTTGTGGAatgaacacatataaaatatgactttgtgctcttcctgcagatgcatttggtacagtagaggtcaaagaaaggttagagaatttgtatgatattttagattcaaattctttgtgaaatcccaataaatacaaaattaattttttatacgatagtttatagttcatgaaaaagcttaatataattaattcacataatcaacatatctcaaaaagaattaaattgtataaatgttggaaaataacaattaatagttgtaggctacataaaaaaatatatatagaaaataagtctatacaaaatattatgagctacaaactgatacaaaaacaagatactaacgccaagccaagtcaaacaaacaactgtgacaacaaacgccgatcctgtacaagacaaatgtccatagaggtatatattaacatagagggagcctaccttccgcgcttcctgacgacaagatctcagggactggtttgctgcatctccttctaacacattgtatcgagaatctataatgacattcagtgtgaatataggcacgaaagaggaggacaactgtagcagctttactatgcgtaagagtgaaacagcactaatccaaataaaaaagatggtgtcgtcacttcgctctgaatgacactgggtgcattcagcagacacaatcgctaactaatcgattagtgattttctgctgaatgccacataaattttgacatttagcatgtaaatcacaaatcgattactaatcgattagttagcgattgcgtctgctgaatgcacccatcctctctatgctaatatttaactctatgcaaatgtcaccaaaattatttgctattcatacaaattgagaaatggccgatctggcacatgcgcataaaaatttagttcatagataatccgtttgtgtcggttcttgggagatatgtattctttgctAAGGTAGACAAAGACAACTGACAATTGACAAACAGTTTGACAGATGACAAAATCAGTAATGAGCAGTAATGAGTAATGTAATGTTTATAAAAGTTTTCCAGAAATTTTAAAAGCATTTTTTTATAGttgtaagtatatttttataaaatctgTTTATGTTTTTCTGATATctgtgaaaataatatattaagattaataTATTTAAAGGTGAGTTACTGAAGAAGATTTCTGGATATAACCTAAAAATGCCGAAATACTACTGTGATTACTGCGATACTTACCTAACTCACGATTCACCTAGTGTGCGAAAAACTCATTGTACTGGCAGAAAACATAAAGACAATGTCAAATTCTTTTACCAAAAATGGATGGAAGAACAAGCCCAACATTTAATCGATGCCACAACGGCTGCCTTCAAAGCTGGTAAAATTGCAAACAACCCATTTGCTCAACCTGGAAAGGGAGTAGCCATTCCACCACCGGCACAACTTACCATGGGTCAGAGACCACCTGGAGCACCTGGAGGTCCGGGTATGATGCCACCAGCAGGTAAGATAAACATTATAATAGTATTGTCCAAAAGAGAAAGTAGATAAAGCATATACATGGTTAATTGCTTTTGCAATAATTAGTTTTGTATAGTAAATGTACAGTACAACCTCCTTTAACCGAAACAGCTGACAGTTTAAATAATTTCATCAATAAAAAGTTGATGTTTATCACAAAACGAAAACAATTCGATgttaattttttgacattgtTTTCAGAGAACTAAAGAACGCAATTATATACATACAACACATTACAAAATCACCTCATAGTAATTTTTAAGTAATAGCAACTTTGGCCAAAAATACTACGTACattaatacaagaagaatacaaaaaaaatgatatttttaagcgaaattcttgttatccgaaacagCCTCCCCCCAATTATTTCAGTTAACAGAGGTTTTACTGTCTTGTGTTGGAGTTCTCAAATACCAAGAATCAACGAGTATTTGATTGTTGAAAGTTCTAGAGATGTCTTGAGCACTGAGACCAAAGTATTTGAATACTAGCTGAGGTAGTAGTCACTGTATTATTAAGGTATTCAGTCTAGATACTTCAGCAGCTATTTTTTAAATACAGTTGGGGGGTCAAATAACATTGAATACCTATTTCGGATACAAAAAAAAAGACAATATGACTGCATAACTGgtactaatatttatttttaacaaaaacatTAACCCATTCAAGAAAGAAAACAATCTTATTCTTAAGCTCATCAAAACGACCTATTCAGCCTATCACATTACTGTACACATATTTCAGTGTGTGTGAGAGCTAGTaacgaatataaacattaaacacATCAgaaattaatgaatttaaaaCAGTATTTATTTTTTGAATCAACTTTAAAAATTAATACAGTTCTCAATCCTTGAAAGTATTCTATTCTGCCCACCACTAAAATATACTTGAACTATAATTAGTTACACACAGTACAACTTGTCAAATCTATGAACAAATCTTCAACAAATCAAGTAAAGTGTGTGTGGATAGTGTTCTGATACATGTAGATAAGATATTATTTGATTGTCTCCCATGAGTAAAAATCTCATTGGGATATGATTGCATTTGGTTCAGTGCTAACACATTTCAAtttagatatttaataaaatcaaGGCGAATTAGAAGAGTCTGTTCTGCTAATCTTAGAGGGCATAAGGGGGTTATTTCTTTCCTGGTATCTAGGGCATTCAAAGATTTAGATCTGCCAATGTCTTATAGTCACAAGAATATGTAGGTGAAActataattttaatttaatgtaaatagACAGGAAAAGCCCATGATCTAGTTTCAATAAAAGTTGAAAACTAGTTGgaaccagtgttgccaatcggtggataattatccgatttgcatACCTTTTTGAGAGtggtcgtatcttcttcgtatctttaaataaatcggatatttgcggatatttttcagtgtatctaccacaGACTAAAACTGTCTCATCCATATTATATTCCCAACACTAACAACACATTAATgttgtttggttccacccaaatttttataactagcctatactggatgaatgttagtgacatccgatacttttcatcttttgacaaaagggacatgtgctgattcttttgtttagaatttaaatgcacaagtgcatccacttaaggcatactaatccaattcaaatttcaaaaaccgtctgccgtccgatgttatttatgagtttttagtttttagtctttaaacttatgaaagctaattcacgcacgattttgttttattttcattttatgtagtgcagtgcttaagtaaacgtctcgtctgttgaaataagttttggtttgtgaaaatacttttttataatgTAATGGATAAATGGTTAATAAAAACGTTAAGGTGGGTAACatactatgcagaaaagaactttccggcacagaaacgtcacttttctgcacactactgtcagttattctgtgagaaaatattaagtttgttaacataaaattgtgcagaaaaatgcatttggaatagtggttgtagaaaaatctacttatttgaaactagtaatatctagatatctactaatgaacttaaaaatccttcaaattttttgcctataaaaattatttagtcaggtattaacgttgaacgcaccacgggtattatggataataactttgataccttaataactacaagactgtcaaatacatttctattgttttagttgtaataaatctttatttgttaaaagagcgtaggcacaaaatttctgaccaataatctttaaatgtattcatttttttcgaatcctgagaaaactaataaatattttttaaaaatttgaacgcagaatgaaagattacattactaccgagggctgaaggtcccttagaataaacaaaatgtttcttttgaatgagatatttgaaattaaaaatcacactcaatattctcttttccttttacccctgtaacatattagaataaaaattatagaagtcttcagggactttcagccctcggtaataatgtaatctttcattctgcgtttaaatttttaaataatacttattagctttctcaggactcgaaaaaaacaatgcattttaaaagcattgaccagaaattttgcgcctatgctattaatgtagttGTAGTTTCATTGCTGtaacggcaatgtccagtcaccatttcagtgaccgttttgattactcgtttattgaggttcatcaaagtGTTCGAgggttttttatcaatattcttgattatttttttagtctggatttgcccttgagtggttctccatttattttgatgattctttatcagtcatttctgaacctcgtttttcatagcatctttagtaatgcaacagaaaggttctgggccttcaaaagtttctctcgagccttgtttcgctaacatattatctgctcgttcgttcccatgcaccccttcatgactcggcacccatattaaagacactttattgtcttttgccaggttattgaggagatctttgcagtttctcaccagttttgatttggtaagagggttctttacagccagaatagccgattggctatctgtgtaaatgttgattctcttagctttagggtcttcatAAATGATTtcatgtagctgtagtttattttgtattgatttatttaatatttatttttccagtacctagttttagatagttattacgttttaataagttttttaaaagttttttttagttaaataattataataaattaatataacgatccaaataatgaaatatttagatttatttatttatttagaatttaacacttacgataatacaaaatacgaataatataagtaaatagtatttacatacatgaattagg from Diabrotica virgifera virgifera chromosome 5, PGI_DIABVI_V3a includes these protein-coding regions:
- the LOC114331003 gene encoding U1 small nuclear ribonucleoprotein C, whose product is MPKYYCDYCDTYLTHDSPSVRKTHCTGRKHKDNVKFFYQKWMEEQAQHLIDATTAAFKAGKIANNPFAQPGKGVAIPPPAQLTMGQRPPGAPGGPGMMPPAGMGPGPGPMPPMMMGPHGPMPPMMGVRPPMMGMMPMGPMGPMGPVRPPMGPSMKN